In Mastigocladopsis repens PCC 10914, a single window of DNA contains:
- a CDS encoding RDD family protein has translation MHIFNRVKFSTPESVELEFTLAGIGNRAWALLIDYHVLGVILVLFLIAWLTVSIQFADFWSSIFRDRAGFWLMAIASFVGFGIYGGYFVFFETLWQGQTPGKRFAKIRVVRDDGRLIGLQQATLRALLRPFDEVLFIGAFLIMFSYLEKRLGDLAAGTIVIQTYTPMTATTLTVSEQAKSVSEQLLQIADLSAMLPDDFAVIREYLHRRSAMAATARASVALQLAKDVKAIIHLEKIPEAITPDVFLEAIYLAYQKFSKI, from the coding sequence AGTGTAGAACTGGAGTTCACTCTTGCTGGGATTGGTAATCGTGCGTGGGCATTACTCATTGACTATCACGTTTTAGGTGTAATCCTGGTACTTTTCCTGATTGCTTGGTTAACAGTTTCCATTCAATTCGCTGATTTTTGGTCATCGATTTTTCGTGATAGAGCAGGTTTTTGGTTAATGGCGATCGCATCCTTCGTTGGCTTCGGTATTTACGGCGGGTATTTTGTCTTTTTTGAAACTTTGTGGCAAGGTCAAACCCCTGGAAAACGCTTTGCGAAAATTCGCGTTGTGCGCGATGATGGTAGACTTATTGGGCTGCAACAAGCAACCCTACGTGCCTTACTGCGACCATTTGACGAGGTTCTGTTTATCGGAGCTTTTTTAATTATGTTTAGTTACCTAGAAAAGCGCTTGGGTGATTTAGCAGCTGGCACAATTGTGATTCAAACTTACACACCAATGACAGCAACGACTTTGACCGTTTCAGAACAGGCAAAGTCTGTGAGCGAGCAATTGCTACAAATTGCCGATTTGTCAGCTATGTTACCTGACGATTTTGCCGTTATTAGGGAATATTTGCACAGACGCAGTGCAATGGCAGCAACGGCAAGAGCCTCAGTAGCTCTGCAACTAGCGAAAGATGTCAAAGCTATTATTCACCTAGAAAAGATACCAGAAGCTATCACCCCAGATGTGTTTTTAGAAGCTATTTACCTTGCGTATCAAAAATTTTCAAAAATCTAA